A single window of Salvia splendens isolate huo1 chromosome 8, SspV2, whole genome shotgun sequence DNA harbors:
- the LOC121744190 gene encoding mucin-5AC-like isoform X12: MTDEKKPAEPPAPIDTKPPAPVDQTPPAPIDPTPPAPVDQTPPAPLDSTPPAPVDQTPPAPVDSTPPAPVDLTPPAPVDPTPTSPVDPTPPAPVDQTPPAPVDITPPAPVDQTPSAPVDSTPPAPVNQNPPAPVDITPPAPVDQAPSAPVDSTPPAPVNQTPSAPVDQTPPAPVDQTPPAPVDITPPAPVDQTPSAPVDSTPPAPVNQTPSAPVDQTPPAPVDQTPSSPVDSTPPAPVNQTSFAPVDQTPPAPVDSTPPAPIDPTPRAPVDQTLPAPVNKTPSAPVDQTPSAPVDQTPPAPVDQTPPAPVDEIPPAPVDKTPPPEEKVTAQEMCDALYNLPWSSIFAPYPHIEYQGGTNFIYCDSSSTDGSSSEDDDIAPVVDLANHPELPLCETGPSSPVLSPTERADTQNLVYARLCETWLLSPVHSPTEGAVTENLSDHLCKIGSSSPVLSPTEGAIAENLPDHKCEAEPSSPVLSPLEGAVAKNLSDHLISETAPSSPVLSPPEGAVAENVSDHISETGSSSPVLLPPEGAVAENLSDHISETGSSSPIVLPPEGAIEENLPDHKCEIAPSSPVLSPPEGAVAENLDHISETGSSSPVLLPPEGAVAENLSDHIYETGSSSPIVIPPEGAIAENLPDHKCETAPSSLVLSPPEGAVAKTLSDHKQLPATGALSPVFSPRLLAIAETLSDHIWENGPPSPVLSSLEGDIENEPYYRDDSEDVDRYDPYVFFRIGAGLLNMDNICFMNSVLQCLVHTVPFYEAIMYQNNPLLCVCPNGKFCIKCSLEELFRSLTSGRKYFVPQTLVQNLSHISPTFKVGRQEDAHEFLLNLWNKLMECDKYRDDMDNEHKIFVARLFGGRLVNKVMCSCGKISSKTEDVWDLQLPIENSDTLIGALQAYIVTIVPDFRCENCGNEGIVQKIDLDRLQPVVTFHLKRFDRLNNKIKKHVSFPPQLDLKPFTPRKVTFPFTSVGKMHIYYELYAIVVHEGETPVAGHYYSIIRLNANEWYKYDDSRL, encoded by the exons ATGACGGATGAAAAGAAACCCGCTGAACCACCTGCTCCGATCGATACAAAACCGCCTGCTCCGGTCGATCAAACGCCTCCTGCTCCGATTGATCCAACCCCTCCTGCTCCAGTCGATCAAACCCCTCCTGCCCCGCTCGATTCAACACCGCCTGCTCCGGTCGATCAAACGCCTCCTGCCCCGGTCGATTCAACACCGCCTGCTCCGGTCGATTTAACACCACCTGCTCCGGTTGATCCAACCCCGACTTCTCCAGTCGATCCAACCCCTCCTGCTCCGGTCGATCAAACGCCTCCTGCTCCGGTTGATATAACCCCTCCTGCTCCGGTCGATCAAACCCCTTCTGCCCCTGTCGATTCAACACCGCCTGCTCCGGTCAATCAAAACCCTCCTGCTCCGGTTGATATAACCCCTCCTGCTCCGGTCGATCAAGCCCCTTCTGCTCCTGTCGATTCAACACCGCCTGCTCCGGTCAATCAAACCCCTTCTGCTCCGGTCGATCAAACCCCTCCTGCTCCGGTCGATCAAACCCCTCCTGCTCCGGTTGATATAACCCCTCCTGCTCCGGTCGATCAAACCCCTTCTGCTCCGGTCGATTCAACACCGCCTGCTCCGGTCAATCAAACCCCTTCTGCTCCGGTCGATCAAACCCCTCCTGCTCCGGTCGATCAAACCCCTTCTTCTCCGGTCGATTCAACACCGCCTGCTCCGGTCAATCAAACCTCTTTTGCTCCGGTCGATCAAACCCCTCCTGCTCCGGTCGATTCAACACCGCCTGCTCCGATTGATCCAACCCCTCGTGCTCCGGTCGATCAAACCCTTCCTGCTCCGGTCAATAAAACCCCTTCTGCTCCGGTCGATCAAACCCCTTCTGCTCCGGTCGATCAAACCCCTCCTGCTCCGGTCGATCAAACCCCTCCTGCTCCGGTCGATGAAATCCCTCCTGCTCCGGTCGATAAAACCCCGCCTCCCGAGGAGAAGGTGACTGCACAGGAAATGTGCGACGCGCTCTACAACTTACCGTGGAGTTCGATTTTCGCTCCCTATCCTCATATTGAATATCAAGGAGGAACGAATTTCATATATTGTGATAGTTCTTCCACTGATGGCAGTAGTAGTGAAGACGATGACATAGCTCCAGTTGTTGACTTGGCGAACCATCCTGAACTCCCA TTATGTGAGACCGGGCCTTCATCTCCGGTTCTATCACCTACGGAAAGGGCTGATACACAAAATCTTGTTTACGCC CGGTTATGTGAGACATGGCTTTTATCTCCGGTTCATTCACCTACGGAAGGGGCCGTAACAGAAAATCTATCCGATCAT TTATGTAAGATCGGGTCTTCATCTCCGGTTCTTTCGCCTACGGAAGGAGCCATTGCAGAAAATCTACCCGATCAT AAATGTGAGGCCGAGCCTTCATCTCCTGTTCTTTCACCTCTGGAAGGGGCCGTAGCAAAAAATCTATCCGATCAT CTGATATCTGAGACCGCGCCTTCATCTCCGGTTCTTTCACCTCCGGAAGGGGCCGTAGCAGAAAATGTATCCGATCAT ATATCTGAGACCGGATCTTCATCTCCTGTTCTTTTACCTCCGGAAGGGGCCGTAGCAGAAAATCTATCCGATCAT ATATCTGAGACCGGGTCTTCATCTCCGATTGTTTTACCTCCGGAAGGTGCCATAGAAGAAAATCTACCCGATCAT AAATGTGAGATTGCGCCTTCATCTCCGGTTCTTTCACCTCCAGAAGGGGCCGTAGCAGAAAATCTAGATCAT ATATCTGAGACCGGATCTTCATCTCCTGTTCTTTTACCTCCGGAAGGGGCCGTAGCAGAAAATCTATCTGATCAT ATATATGAGACCGGGTCTTCATCTCCGATTGTTATACCTCCGGAAGGTGCCATAGCAGAAAATCTACCCGATCAT AAATGTGAGACCGCGCCTTCGTCTCTGGTTCTTTCACCTCCAGAAGGGGCCGTAGCAAAAACTCTATCCGATCAT AAGCAGTTACCTGCGACTGGGGCTTTATCTCCGGTTTTTTCACCTCGGCTATTGGCCATAGCAGAAACTCTATCCGATCAT ATATGGGAGAACGGGCCTCCGTCTCCAGTTCTTTCATCCCTGGAAGGGGACATAGAAAATGAACCTTATTATAGA GATGATTCGGAAGATGTTGATAGATATGATCCATATGTGTTCTTTCGTATA GGAGCTGGGCTGCTGAATATGGACAATATATGCTTCATGAATTCGGTTTTGCAATGCTTGGTGCATACTGTGCCATTTTATGAGGCCATTATGTACCAAAATAACCCATTGCTGTGTGTTT GTCCCAATGGAAAGTTTTGTATAAAGTGCAGCCTCGAAGAGCTATTTCGATCACTTACTTCAGGAAGGAAATATTTTGTGCCTCAGACACTAGTCCAGAATTTAAGCC ACATTTCACCTACCTTCAAAGTGGGTCGACAGGAGGATGCTCATGAATTCCTTTTGAATTTATGGAATAAACTAATGGAGTGTGACAAGTATCGTGACGATATGGATAATGAACATAAAATCTTTGTGGCACGACTGTTTGGTGGCCGTCTTGTCAACAAG GTCATGTGTTCATGTGGTAAGATTTCTAGTAAGACAGAGGATGTATGGGACCTGCAATTACCTATCGAGAATTCGGACACTCTCATCGGTGCTCTGCAAGCTTATATAGTAACAATAGTACCTGACTTTCGCTGTGAAAATTGTGGGAATGAAGGTATCGTACAGAAAATTGACCTGGATCGGCTTCAACCTGTTGTCACGTTTCACCTGAAGAGGTTTGACAGACTGAACAACAAAATCAAAAAGCATGTGTCATTTCCACCTCAGTTGGACTTGAAGCCTTTCACTCCTAGAAAAGTGACTTTTCCCTTCACTAGTGTAGGCAAA ATGCATATATACTACGAGCTCTATGCTATTGTAGTGCATGAAGGGGAGACACCAGTCGCAGGTCATTACTACAGCATTATTCGCTTGAACGCCAATGAGTGGTACAAATATGATGATTCACGA CTGTAG